GGAGAGACTTTGCTAGAGGTTCTGCCAAAGGAATTACCATAGGCATTGCCAGAGGCAATACCAGAGACCGGGGGAAAGCCATTACCAGAGGCACTGCCAAAGCCATCGGGGAAGGCTCGACCAAAGACTCTGCCAGAGGCAATGGCAGAGGCTGTACCGGAGGCATTGCCCGAGGCTCTGCCAAAGGCTTTGGGAAAGGTACTGCCAAAGGTATGGGCAGAGCATCCCCCAGACCGGCCCTCGGGTGGTCAATCAGCGATTCTGCGAAAGTCCCTTGCACATTTCGGCTTTCTCAAGCGTATCTATGTATGAGACGGAAGGAAGGGATCAAGGGATTGAGGGATCGAGAGATCGAGTGGCGGGCACCGGATAAGCCAGAAGTCAGAAACCAGAGACCAGAATGCAGAAGTGGAAGAGGAAACGGATCGAGGGAGAGAGTAGCAGGCACCCGACAAATCAGAAGTCAGAAACCAGAAACTAGAATTCAGAATTGCGGGTGGAGCTGCAAGACGTCTGACCGCAGCAGTCCAGGACCTTGGCGCTCTTGGCGGTTTCTCTTGGCCCTACTTGTGCTTGAGCTTGCAGCTTGGGCTGAAACCGGCTAGATTGAGCCGTGTTCGGTAGGTTTCTGTTCCGTTGGCGTGGCGTCATCGGATTCGTCGCGTTCGGCGTCGTGTTCTGGCTGGCAAGGCCGACGACGAAGTCCTGCCTGCTCGGGCTCCCTGTGGTCCTCGTTGGTCTTGCGACTCGGTTCTGGGCGTCAGGCTACATCGGAATCGAGGGACGGGTGAGGGAGATTGGCGGACAGACGGAGGAGAGAGGAGTGAGGAGGGAGGATGGAGGAACGCCGCGCAGAAGGATCGTGGCCGGACCCTATCGAATCCTCAGGCATCCGTTGTACATCGGGAACTTCATGTTGGTGGCAGGAATGCTTCTCGCGCTGCGGCCGGCGGTGTGGATGGGAGCGGTTGTGCTCGCTGGGTTCTTGGTGGAGTACTCGCTGATAGTCGGGGCAGAGGAGAGGTATCTGGCAGACAGGATAGTTCAGAATCCAGAAGTCAGAAACCAGAATGCAGAATTCCAGATAGTGGTCAGCGGTAGGCGGGAAGCGGAAAGCGAGTCGTTTCTCCTGAGCCGTGCACTGGTTGAGTGGCGGACGTGGGTGGTGACGGGAGTAGGGTATGGCCTTGCGTTGGTGAAGGCCTTGTTGGTTAGGAGTTAGCAGGTAGCAGTCAGGAGTTGGGACTGCTAACTTACTGACTCTTAACTGCTAACTGAGCCTCAGCGGCGCGGCAGGATGTCGAACTCCGCCGTCACTGAGGCATGGTCGGACGGGCTGTTCGTATTGGCTATGTCTCGCACGCGACTGGTGAGCAGGTATGGGCCGGGTTTGAGGTCCATGGTGTGGACCCGTTCGACCGCGACGCCGGTTGGGCCGATTCCGTTCACGAAGCGTCGTGACACCGGCAGCACCGCCTTCTCGCGCGTTTCCCGCTGGACCAGTTCGTAGTTAACCTCGGCGCTGTGGTTTCCGGCCGAGTCCTGGTCGAGGTGGTATATCTCATAGAGGACGTAGAATGACTGGCCGCTGCGTACGCGCGGTACGACGAGCGGAACCGCACGCGACCAGTAGAGGCGACTGAATTGCGGGCTCTGAGTAGTGGAATCAACCAGCGAGTAGAACAGGACGTCGGAGGCGGGCTGATCCCGGCGCGCATACTCAATCAGGTTCAGGTTCTGAGTGCGTCGCGACGCTGTCCGGCTTTCGTTTGCGACGGCTGTGACGGTCACTGTATAGACGTCCGCGGGCAGCCTGAAGACCTCGCGGCCCACTGCAAAGTCGACTGCGGCCGTGTCCAGCGGAGTCCTACAGGTTACCCAGTAGGATTTGTGCACGCGCGTCCCCTTGGACTGCGGGGTGATGTCGATTGCCATGTTGATGAGGGGCTGGGTGTCGGACGGGAAAGCAGTCGCGATTGTACGCACGGGAATGCCGAACGCGAGTTCGACTTCAACCGTGTCCGCGTTCTGTGCGAGCCGGCCGAGTGAAAGCTCAAGGCCGAGCGGTTTGGCGTCGTCCCTGAACGATGGGGCGTTCCGCTCGATGTCTACCGCTTCGAGGGCCGGCATCACCGTTCGGGGACCGTAGCGGCTTTCGCCGACTTCCTTGAACGCCGTGCCGGTCCGCACGAAGTCGAACTGACGGCCGAGGGAATCGTAGGACCAGATTTCCGCCGGGTTGACGAATGTCCGGGTCGTCTCAGTCTGAGCGGCCCTGGGTTCGTATTGTTCGCGGTGGGCAGGGCCGTACCGGATGTACGTCAGGACGCGGTCGTCGTTCAGCAGGTCGGTCGTCCCGAAGTACATACGGGCCTCGATCGCGCGCTGACGGTAGAAGGCAGAAGGTGAAAGGAGGATGGAGGAATGAAGAGTGAGGACGGAAGTAGGAGGAGAGCCAGGCAAGGGAGGCGGATTGCGCCAGAACCAGTCGAGGTAGTTCGCCCTGTCTTGCGGACTGCCTGCCGACGCATAGTGCTGCGCCGCGCCGGGCGCCAGCGCCGCGAGGACGAGGTAGTTCAGCTTGTCATCGTCGGACAGGGCGTCGGCCGGTGACAGCAGCCGGACCTGGGAGCAGCTGAGGACAACGAAAGTGCAGAATGCAGAAGTCAGAATCCAGAATGCAGAATGCGGACTGCTGCCGGCCGGAGTCGACATCGGGAACCGTTCAGTCCTTGAGCATCGGCAGGTGCACGCCTTTGGCGCGGGCGACGGCCTGCGCGTCTTCGTAGCCGGCGTCGGCGTGGCGGGCGACGCCGGTGCCGGGGTCGTTCAGGAGCACGCGCTTGAGTCTTTCGTCCATTTCCGGCGTGCCGTCGCAGACGATGACCTGACCGGCGTGGATTGAGTAGCCGATGCCAACGCCGCCGCCGTGGTGGATGGAGACCCAGGACGCACCCGAGGCTACGTTCAGCATCGCATTGAGCAGTGGCCAGTCGGCAATTGCGTCAGAGCCGTCCTTCATCGCCTCGGTTTCGCGGTTCGGTGACGCGACCGAACCGGTGTCGAGGTGGTCGCGACCGATGACTATCGGCGCGCTGATTCGGCCCTCGCGAACAGCCAGGTTGAAGGCGAGTCCCGCCCTGTCGCGTTCGCCATACCCGAGCCAGCAGATACGACTGGGCAGGCCCTGGAATGGTATCTCGGCGCCGGCCCTTCTTATCCAGTTTACCAGTGCCGCATTGTCCGGGAAGAGGTCGCAGACAATCCGGTCGGTTTCCGCGATGTCCCTGGGGTCGCCGGAGAGCGCTGCCCAGCGGAACGGACCTTTGCCTTCGCAGAACAGCGGACGGATGTAGGCCGGGACGAAGCCGGGGTATTTCCACGCGGATAGGGTTCTAGGGGTCAAGGGGTCAAGGGGTCCAGTGGAGGAGGCGCGGATTTCGGATTCGGGGAGGAAGCCGCCTTCGACCGCTTTGCCGCGCAGGTTGTTGCCGTAGTCGAAGGTGACTGCTCCCATTGACTGGAGCTGGAGCATCAAGCGGACATGGTCGGCCATGGTGCGGTAGGATGCCTGTTTGTATGAGGCCGCGTCTGTCTTGCGCAACTCTACAGCCTTCTCGAACGGCATGCCGTTGGGCACGTAGCCGTTCAGTTCGTCGTGGGCCGAGGTCTGGTCGGTGAGCAGGTCAGGGACCACCTTGCGCTCGACCAGACGGGAGAGGAGGTCAACGATGTTGCCGGTCCAGGCGATGCTCAATGCCTGTTTGCGGGTCCGGGCGTCAAGGGCGCGGTCAATCGCCTTGTCGAGGTCGGCGGTGTTCTGGTCGAGATAGCGGGGCTTCTTGCTGGCCAGTCGCCGAGCAACACGCGACGGGTCCACCTCGGCTCCGAGGTAGGTGGCGTTGGCCATGGTGGCGGCCAGCGGCTGCGCTCCGCTCATGCCGCCGAGCCCGCCGGATACGACCAGGCGGCCGGCGAGGTCAGACGTGCCGAAGTGCTTGCGGCCTGCCGCTACGAATGTCTCGTGCGTGCCCTGCAGGATGCCCTGTGTACCGATGTATATCCAGGACCCTGCCGTCATCTGGCCGTACATGATGAGTCCCGCTGCTTCCAGTTCGTCGAAGTATGGCTTCGTGGCCCAGTGCGGAACAAGATTGGAGTTGGCAATCAGCACGCGCGGGGCATGAGGCCAGGTGCGGAAGACCGCTACCGGCTTGCCGGATTGGACCAGCAGAGTCTCGTCGTTCTCCAGTGCCTTGAGTGAACGGACGATAGCGTGGAAGCAGTCCCAGTTGCGGGCGGCCCTGCCGGTGCCGCCGTACACGATGAGCTGCTCCGGCTTCTCGGCGACCTCAGGGTCGAGATTGTTCATCAGCATTCGCAGGGCGGCTTCCTGGTGCCAGCCCTTGCAGTTGAGGGACGTGCCCCGCGGGGCTCTGACCGGCGCGTAGTCTGTGTTGTTCATCGCGTTGATACTCCTGGGTCAGATTATCCGCAGTCACGCCAATGTCAATCACCCGTTGATGATCAAGCGTTCCCCGAAAGGGATCGCGGTTGTCCAGGCCCGAACGTCGGGTCTATGTTGAGTCGAAGTCCGAGTGACGAAGCTCGAAGTCCGATTGAATCCCGAACAAAGAAGAATGGCCAATTCGGGTTTCGGACTTTGCCCGTACTCAATCGTCATTCGAGTTTCGGATTTCGAGTTTTCCCCGCACTCAATCTCTGATTCAGCGCAGGTTCGGTCGCTTGACTTTCTGAAGCGTACGCCTACACTTAACGCCGATGTGGTTCATCCCGCTCCTGCTCGCGCTCGCTCTCCCGGTTGAAGGGGAATTGAAGGTGAGGCTGGAGCAGTCTGTCTACCCGACTGACGACTCGACGACGATGCTTGAGATATCTTACGAGATTCCGAATACTTCCCTGACTTTTCTCCGGCAGGAGAGCGCATTCGTTGCCAGATATCAGGTATCCGTCCAAGTATCGGACAAGCGGCGGGACATAGTGGCCGGCGACATCTGGCAAAGCGCAGCCAGATTCAAGGAGTATGGGCCGACAGTGGATCAAGAGTCGGTCGAAGCCGGCGCAGTCAGCCTCACGATTCCCAAGTCTGCGATAGACGCACGGGTCGGCGTCAACGACCTGGAAAGCGAGCGGTCGGCATTGGCCACGTTCAGGATTGAACGACCGACCGGCGGCCTGATTGTCAGGTTCTTCCGGGCGGGCAAGCCGGCATCGGTTAGAAAGTACGGAATCGGCGACACGCTGGTGGCCGTTGCCGAGGCGGTGAACTCGCAGAGCCGGTTCGACAGTTGCAGGTTTGTGGTCAAACATGAAGGCCGTGCGGTGACCGGCGCGACGCTTCCGGCAAGGACGGGCGACGAGGGCGGACGGACCAAGGTGTCGGCGCGGTTTGAGTTCCCGATTGGTGACTCGACCAGCGTGGCGCGACTGGGTGGCGGGGACTACACACTCGAAGTCGCGAGCCTGGGTGCGGGTCAGCCGTTGAGCGCGACCACCGGGTTCCGAGTCGACGTGCCATTCTATCTTGATGATTCGGTCTACGTGGACAAGGTCAACCAGCTTGTCTATGTGGCGACTGATGCGGAGTCCAAGCACCTTCGTTCGGTCCCGCGCGGAGAACGCAGGCAGGCATGGAGCGACTTCTGGAAGAAGCGAGGGCCGTCGCCGACCAGCAAACTGGGCCTGACTGAAGAGGATTACTTCGAGCGGATTCAGTACGCGCAAGAGCACTTCGTGCACGGTGACCGGGGATATCTGAGCGACCGCGGCCATGTATACGTCCTTTATGGTCCGCCGGACCAGATTGACTCGCGGCCATTCGAGATTGACTCCCCGGCGCAGGAGGTCTGGTACTACTACCAGGCGAGCAAGCAGTTCGAGTTCGTCGACAAGTACGGTGCGGGCGAGTTCGTACTGGTGAACCGCGAGGAACTCTAAGAATGGCGAGAGGCGGCAGAGGTTTTGGAGTTCCGACCGGCGGCCGGCGTTCGGTGATCGGGGGAAGAAGATGAGTGCTTGTTTCGCGTTGCTGCTCGCTCTGACCGGGGCGGTCGATTTCGGCGCCGACTGGTCGGCATTCCGGGCCGGCGGGGATTCCAGCCGGGTCGATTTCTTTTACGCGATACCCTACGACCAGCTGCTGTACACGCAGACCGACAGTGGTCTCGTCGCGCAGTTCAGCGTGGGCCTGGATCTGAAGGGTCTGGACAACAGCTTCCACCAGTCCGGCACTGTTTTCAAGCAGGCTCGGATCAAGAGCTTCCAGGAGGCGATGTCGGCTCGGCGGAGTTTCGCGGACGGATTCAGCGTTACCACTCCGCCGGGAAAGTACCTGTTCAAGATCGCCGTCGCCGAGACGAGTTCGGCCGGACGGACTGAGGGGGCGCGCGAGGACACGATTGTGCTCAGGGGTTTCACCGGCGGGCTCGGCCTGAGTTCACTCGAGGTGGGTTCTACCGCTCTGAACGACAGTGCCACCGGAGCAATCTCGGTCTTGCCTAACCCCACGCGAAGGTTCCCGGACACCGGACTCGAGGCACTCTACGTCTACTATGAGGGGTACAACTTCAGTCCCGACAGCAATACCTATCTGGTCAAGGCGGCGATCATCCGCAACCGTGGCGGCAAGCCTGACACCGTGGTCAGGACCCAGCCTTTGACCAAGCCCAAGCACGGCGCCAATGTGGCGTACGCGCTCGGCGTGAGCGTGGCCGGCGTCGAGCCGGGAGCCTACACGTTCGGGCTGCAATTGACCGACGTGGCCACCAGACAGTCCGTGACCGGGAGCGAAGGCTTCGTGCTCGGTTCGCCGGCTGCGGAGCCGACCGCGGCCAGTTTTTCGCCTGACAGTCTGAGTCCGCTCGAACAGCAGTACTACGATTCGCTCCAGTATCTGGCTACGCCCCTCCAGGTCGCGTATTACAAGCGTCTGTCGGATGACGGCAAGCGGGCATACCTCGCGAAATTCTGGAGCGTGCGCGACCTGTCGGAACTCACCCGGCGCATAGTGACAGCGGACGGACGGTACCAGCGGCCGAAGATGGCGGGGCACAGCACCGACCGGGGACGGGTTTACGTCAAGTACGGTGAGCCGGATAAGGTCGACCAGAAAGTGATGGAGGCCGAGACGCGCCCGCGTGAGTACTGGCACTACGACGGCACCGGCTACTACTTCATATTCATTGACCTCCGCGATGACGGGAATTACCGGTTAGCCTGGACCAATGCCAAAGGTGAGCCGAAGACGGGATACGAATCCTATTTGACCGCGGACGAGATAGACCAGTACAATACCGATGAGAGCAAGTGAGTCGTCGACGATGAGTGGCCCGGGGCCGAGAGCCGTACGGCCTATGGCCGGTCGCACCACGGCGGCACCGGCACCGGAGCTGAAATCGAAGGCGCCAGGAATCTGACATGGCAGTGGTTTTGGTAGAAGTTCATCCATTCAAGTCAGAGTTGTGCGAAGTGCCGGCCGGTCTGGTCGTCCGTCCGGGGGACACGGTAGTCGTCCAGGATGAGGACGGTGAGGACGTCGGTCGGGTCATTTCGTACGAGGACTCGGACGAGAGCCGAAGCGTCATAATGCGCATGGCCAACGCTGATGACCTGAGGCGGCGACAGGAGCTCGACGGCGAGGCCGGCAAGGCGCTCGCGATTTTCTGCCGGCTTAAGCAGGAGCACGGGCTCGGGATGCGGGTCGTGGGCGCTCACTGGCGGCTCGACCGGAAGAAGATCAGTTTCTTCTTCGCGTCCGAGGAACGTTTCGACTTCCGGGCGCTGCACAAGGCGGTTTCAACCGCGCTGGACTCACGGGTGTCCATAAAGCAGATCGGCGTTCGCGACCACGCCCGGCTGCTCGGCGGACTGGGGCCATGCGGCCGGGACCTGTGCTGCCGAAGTTTCGTGCGCGAGTTGAAACCGATTGCGCTGCGGATGGCACGGCAGCAGAACCTGTTCGTCGAGCCTTCCAAGATCTCCGGCCTGTGCGGCAAGCTGCTTTGCTGCCTTGCCTTCGAGGATCAGAGCTACCAGCAGTGGTTGAAGGAAATGCCGTCCAACGGAAGCACCGTGGAGACCGGGCGCGGGTCCGGCGTCGTCACGGGGCACGATGCAATCAAGCGGCGGGTCACCGTCCGCTACGGTGACGGGTCCGAGCAGTCGGTCGCACTGGAGGAACTGGTGCCGGTTCCGACGGCGGGGCATTCAAGATGAGTCGGACTGGCAGGCGACCGGACTGGCTGGCCAAGGTGGCGGAACGGGAGCGCGTGAGCCCCGCGTTGATCGAGAAGCATTTCACCGAGGGCAAGGTCGTGGTCCTTCGTTCCAGGCACAGGGAAATCGAGCCGCTTGCCTTGGGCAAGGGCATGACCGTCAAGGTGAACGCCAACATCGGCACGTCACCGGATACGAGCGACCTCGCCAGCGAACTCGCCAAGCTGCAGGCGGCGGTCGAAGCGGGCGCGGACACGGTCATGGACTTGTCGGTCGGGGGGGACGTCGATGAGGTGCGCGCGGCGGTGATCGCCGAGTCGCCGATCCCGGTCGGCACTGTGCCGGTGTATCAGACCGCACTCGACGCCCGCCGCAAGGGCAAGTCGTTTATCGAGGCCACCGGTCGGGAAATACTCGCCGGCGTCGAGCGACACCTGAACGACGGCGTCGACTTCATCACCGTCCATTGCGGCATCAACCGCAGGAACGTCGATATCCTGAACGAGGCCGGGCGTGTCTGCGGGGTCGTCAGCCGGGGCGGGTCGATGACCATCGAGTGGATGCGGCGCAACCGGAAAGAGAACCCGCTCTACGAGTACTTCGATGAATTGCTGGCAATGGCGCGGGACCATCGAGCCGTGCTTTCCATCGGGGACGGGCTGCGGCCCGGGGCCCTGGCCGACGCTACCGACGCGGCCCAGGTGACGGAGCTTATGACTATCGGCGAATTGGTGCAGCGGGCCCGCGCGGCCGGCGTGCAGGCGATGGTCGAGGGGCCCGGTCACGTGCCGCTCGACCAGATCGAGGCAAATGTGAAGCTGGAAAAGGCGATATGCGACGAAGCGCCTTTCTACCTGCTCGGGCCGCTGGTGACCGACGTGGGCTGCGGCTACGACCACATCACCGGTGCCATCGGCGGCGCGCTGGCGGCCTGGCATGGTGCTGACTATTTGTGCTACGTCACGCCGTCCGAGCACTTGGGCCTGCCCGGAATCGAGGACGTGCGGCAGGGGGTAACAGCGTCGAGGATTGCAGCCCATGCCGCGGACGTGGCGCGACATCATCCCGGAGCGATGGAGTGGGACCTCAGGGTGTCGCGGGCAAGGGCCGCGCTTGATTGGAAAGCGATGATTGCCGGCTGCGTTGACCCGCGGCGCGCCGAGGCGGTATTCTACGCCGGTCGCTCGCGCACGGACGGCGCGTGCACGATGTGCGGTGAGTTCTGTGCGATCCGGCGGATGTCGGAGTCGACCCGAAGTCCAAAGCCCAAGGGTCGCAAAGGCGAAAGATGAAACAGAGGTCAAGCTCGTATGACAAAACTGGAAGTCCGATTGAATCCCGAATGAAGGAAAGTGGCCGATTCGGGTTTCGAGTTTGCCGCGTTCATTCGTCATTCGGATTTCGAACTTCGAGCTTATCATTTAGGAGGTCATGATTCATGGTTAAGCCCAGCTACAAACTCTACACGCCCGGGCCGGTGGACGTACCGCTCGAATACCTGAAGGAACTCTCGAGCGGCCTGGTGTATCACCGCGAGGCATCGTTCTCCGCCATACTGGAGTCGGTACGCAAGGGACTGCAGAAGATCATGCTCACGAACGGCGAGGTCCACGTGTTGACCGCGTCCGGCACCGGGGCGATGGAAGCCGCCGTCTCGAACCTGGTCAGCCCTGACGACAAGGTGCTGGTCGCGACGGCGGGGCGGTTCGGCGAACGGTGGCGCGAGATGTGTCTGAGGTTCGGTGCGTTCGTGGACGAGTTGAACCGGCCCTACGGCGAATCGATTCCGCCCGAGGAGCTGGAGCGGAGATTGGTGGCCAACGACTCGGCCCGGTGCGTCTTTACGACCCTGACCGAGACCTCGACCGGCGCGCTGCATGACGTCAAGGCGTTCGGCGACATCTGCCATCGGCTGAACCGCATACTCGTGGTCGACGCGGTCGCCGGGCTCGGCGCCGACGAACTGCGGATGGACGACTGGCACATCGATGTAGTGGTCGGCGGGAGCCAGAAGGGTCTGGCAGTACCGCCCGGGGTTTCCTTCATCGCTCTGAGCCAGCGCGCCGGCGAGCGGGTCGATCGGGCAAAGGCCCCGCGCTACTACTTCGACCTGCGCATTGCCCGGCGTTACGCTGCGAAAGGCCAGACGTCATGGACCCCGGCCATCTCGATTGTCTATGCCCTTGATCTCAGCCTCAAACGTCTGAACAAACTGGGCATGCCGAAGTACTGGAATGCGCACCGCCAGATCGGCGACATGCTGCGGGCCAAGGTTGCGGAAATGGGCCTGGGGATCTTTCCCACGCGGCCTTCAAACGCGCTCACTGTCATCAGAATGCCCGAGCGCGTGGACGGCGTGAAGGTCGTCGATATCTGTAAGAAGCGCAACAAGATACTGCTCGCGAACGGCCAGGCCGATCTGCGCGGCAAGATCGTCAGAATCGGGCACATGGGGCCGGTGACCAAGGCCGAGATGACAAAAGTGTTCGGCTGCTTCCAGCGCGCGCTGAAACAGGTCCGCGGCCGCGCCAAGTAGACTCGACTTCGTATCGGAATCCCCGCCCGGGCTTGAGCCCGGGCGGTTACTGTGATTCCTCGCCGGGGAGGCGGAAGCGTCCCATCCGGCGCAGGAAGAGGGTGACGTAGTTCAGGAACGAAACGACAACCAGCACGGTGACGACCGAGTCCACCGCTGACTTGTACTTCATCAGCGCCGGCACCTCAAGGGTGTAGAAGACGATCATCAGGGCGAAGGTGCATCCGGTGATCTTGCCGACGACGTCGGAGGAGACAAACGAACCCTTGTACCTCATGATGACGCCGCTGCCGGCCAGTATCAGCAGGTCACGCAGGATGACCGCGGCGGCAAGGAAGAACGGGAGGTTGCGGAGGAACATCAGCGTCACCAGCACCGAGCCCACCCAGACTTTGTCGACCAGGTGGTCCAGCACCCGGCCGAGGTTCGACACTTGCTTGAGCTTGCGGGCCAGGTAGCCGTCGAGCGCGTCGGTACACCAGGAGACGGTCATGATCGCCACCGCGGCAGCGTTCTGGCGCTTGAAGAGCAGGAGCAAGACAACGGGCAGCAGCACAATGCGCGACACACTGAGTATGTTGGGGACGGTAACGATCCGGGAGGCGGTCGTGTGGCCGTTCTTCCCCTGTTCGGACGGTGCGGATGAGTGGTCAGTCACGTCGTGAGCCAGCAGATTCGAGCATCTCGCGAGCGTGGGCGAGGCCGGCCTTGGTAACCGTCGTGCCGCTGGTCATGCGGGCGAGCTCTTCGACCCTTGCGTCGGCATCCAGCGCGCGGATGGACGAGGTGGTCCGGTTGCCGCGCACCGACTTGGCGACGAGCAGGTGACGTTCCGCATACTTGGCGATCTGAGGGAGATGCGTGATGCAGATAACCTGGTGGGTCTTCGCCAACCGGGCAAGGCGCCTGCCCACGGACTCCGCGACCTTGCCGCCGATGCCGACGTCGATCTCGTCGAACACGAGTGTCGGCACAGGGTCCGCCTGGGACAGTACGCTCTTCAATGCGAGCATGACACGCGAAAGCTCGCCGCCTGAGGCGACCTTGCGCAGCGGGCGCAACTCCTCGCCTGGGTTGGCCGAAAAGAGGAACTCGACTGAGTCGACTCCGGTCGGGGTCAGGCCGACGGGATGTCGATGAGTGAGGTCAGAAGGGTGAAGGCTGGAATCCGGATTTCCAGGCGCTCCCGTTTCTCTTTTCTCTTCTGACTTCTGACTCATGTTGACTGTGAGCTGCGCCTTGCCGAGTCCCAGGGCCTCGAACTCGCTGCTCAGCCGTTGTTCGAGCTCGGACTTGGCCTTCTTGCGTTTGCGGGACAGCGATCCGGCGCGAGCCATCAGGTCCTGTTCGATGGCGGTCAGTTCCGCCGTCAACTCTTCCCGGTGCGAGTCTCCGCCTGCGATTGAGTCGAGTTCGGTCTTGAGCCGTGCTTCCAGGGATGCAAGCTCGTCGGCGTGCAGTCCGTACTTACGCTCCAGCCTCTCAATCAGGAAGAGGCGTGTGTTGACCTCGTCCATCCGCTCCGGCGAGAACTCGATGGACTCGCGGTAGCGGACCAGTTCGCGCCACAGGTCGTCGGCACCGGCTTTGGCATCCTCCAGCAGCGCTCGGCGCTCAGCCAGTTTGGGGTCGAGGTCGGCGAGTTCCCCCAGCGTCTTGCCGGCGACGCCAAGCATACCGATGATGGAGCCTTCCTGTTCCGAGAGCAGCTCTTCGAGTTGCCGCGCAAGGGTGAATCTCCGTTCCGCCGTTTGCAGCAGGTCCCGCTCGCGGCTCAGTTCCTCGCGTTCGCCGGGCTTCACCTGCGCGCCGCTCAGCTCTTTGAACTGGAACTCGGTCAGGTCGCGTCGGGCCGTGCGCTCGGCGAGTTCCTTTTCGAGGCGCGCGAGCTCGGCCGACTTCTCTTCGAAGGCGCGGAACCGCTCGCCAAAGTCGGAGCGCTCGGGATTGAGCCCCGCGTACTCATCCAGGATGTCGAGGTGGACCTCCGGCTTCAGCAGCAACTGGTGCTGGTGCTGTCCGTGCAGGTCAACGAGGCGGTCGCCGAGCTTCTGCAAGGCGGCGACCGTGATGCCTGAGTCGTTCGCGTAGGCCGCGCCGCGGCCGTTTCGTTCGGTGCGCCGGCGCAGCATGAGCAAGGGCAGACCCTCCTCGGCCGGCGGTATTCCCAATTCCGAGCATTCGCCGGCCAGCCTCTTGTCTACCTCGAATCGGCCCTCGACCTGTGCGGTGTCGGCGCCGGTGC
This bacterium DNA region includes the following protein-coding sequences:
- a CDS encoding methyltransferase; the protein is MFGRFLFRWRGVIGFVAFGVVFWLARPTTKSCLLGLPVVLVGLATRFWASGYIGIEGRVREIGGQTEERGVRREDGGTPRRRIVAGPYRILRHPLYIGNFMLVAGMLLALRPAVWMGAVVLAGFLVEYSLIVGAEERYLADRIVQNPEVRNQNAEFQIVVSGRREAESESFLLSRALVEWRTWVVTGVGYGLALVKALLVRS
- the hutU gene encoding urocanate hydratase; this encodes MNNTDYAPVRAPRGTSLNCKGWHQEAALRMLMNNLDPEVAEKPEQLIVYGGTGRAARNWDCFHAIVRSLKALENDETLLVQSGKPVAVFRTWPHAPRVLIANSNLVPHWATKPYFDELEAAGLIMYGQMTAGSWIYIGTQGILQGTHETFVAAGRKHFGTSDLAGRLVVSGGLGGMSGAQPLAATMANATYLGAEVDPSRVARRLASKKPRYLDQNTADLDKAIDRALDARTRKQALSIAWTGNIVDLLSRLVERKVVPDLLTDQTSAHDELNGYVPNGMPFEKAVELRKTDAASYKQASYRTMADHVRLMLQLQSMGAVTFDYGNNLRGKAVEGGFLPESEIRASSTGPLDPLTPRTLSAWKYPGFVPAYIRPLFCEGKGPFRWAALSGDPRDIAETDRIVCDLFPDNAALVNWIRRAGAEIPFQGLPSRICWLGYGERDRAGLAFNLAVREGRISAPIVIGRDHLDTGSVASPNRETEAMKDGSDAIADWPLLNAMLNVASGASWVSIHHGGGVGIGYSIHAGQVIVCDGTPEMDERLKRVLLNDPGTGVARHADAGYEDAQAVARAKGVHLPMLKD
- a CDS encoding GWxTD domain-containing protein, which encodes MWFIPLLLALALPVEGELKVRLEQSVYPTDDSTTMLEISYEIPNTSLTFLRQESAFVARYQVSVQVSDKRRDIVAGDIWQSAARFKEYGPTVDQESVEAGAVSLTIPKSAIDARVGVNDLESERSALATFRIERPTGGLIVRFFRAGKPASVRKYGIGDTLVAVAEAVNSQSRFDSCRFVVKHEGRAVTGATLPARTGDEGGRTKVSARFEFPIGDSTSVARLGGGDYTLEVASLGAGQPLSATTGFRVDVPFYLDDSVYVDKVNQLVYVATDAESKHLRSVPRGERRQAWSDFWKKRGPSPTSKLGLTEEDYFERIQYAQEHFVHGDRGYLSDRGHVYVLYGPPDQIDSRPFEIDSPAQEVWYYYQASKQFEFVDKYGAGEFVLVNREEL
- a CDS encoding GWxTD domain-containing protein, producing the protein MSACFALLLALTGAVDFGADWSAFRAGGDSSRVDFFYAIPYDQLLYTQTDSGLVAQFSVGLDLKGLDNSFHQSGTVFKQARIKSFQEAMSARRSFADGFSVTTPPGKYLFKIAVAETSSAGRTEGAREDTIVLRGFTGGLGLSSLEVGSTALNDSATGAISVLPNPTRRFPDTGLEALYVYYEGYNFSPDSNTYLVKAAIIRNRGGKPDTVVRTQPLTKPKHGANVAYALGVSVAGVEPGAYTFGLQLTDVATRQSVTGSEGFVLGSPAAEPTAASFSPDSLSPLEQQYYDSLQYLATPLQVAYYKRLSDDGKRAYLAKFWSVRDLSELTRRIVTADGRYQRPKMAGHSTDRGRVYVKYGEPDKVDQKVMEAETRPREYWHYDGTGYYFIFIDLRDDGNYRLAWTNAKGEPKTGYESYLTADEIDQYNTDESK
- the ricT gene encoding regulatory iron-sulfur-containing complex subunit RicT, whose amino-acid sequence is MAVVLVEVHPFKSELCEVPAGLVVRPGDTVVVQDEDGEDVGRVISYEDSDESRSVIMRMANADDLRRRQELDGEAGKALAIFCRLKQEHGLGMRVVGAHWRLDRKKISFFFASEERFDFRALHKAVSTALDSRVSIKQIGVRDHARLLGGLGPCGRDLCCRSFVRELKPIALRMARQQNLFVEPSKISGLCGKLLCCLAFEDQSYQQWLKEMPSNGSTVETGRGSGVVTGHDAIKRRVTVRYGDGSEQSVALEELVPVPTAGHSR
- the thiC gene encoding phosphomethylpyrimidine synthase ThiC, whose product is MSRTGRRPDWLAKVAERERVSPALIEKHFTEGKVVVLRSRHREIEPLALGKGMTVKVNANIGTSPDTSDLASELAKLQAAVEAGADTVMDLSVGGDVDEVRAAVIAESPIPVGTVPVYQTALDARRKGKSFIEATGREILAGVERHLNDGVDFITVHCGINRRNVDILNEAGRVCGVVSRGGSMTIEWMRRNRKENPLYEYFDELLAMARDHRAVLSIGDGLRPGALADATDAAQVTELMTIGELVQRARAAGVQAMVEGPGHVPLDQIEANVKLEKAICDEAPFYLLGPLVTDVGCGYDHITGAIGGALAAWHGADYLCYVTPSEHLGLPGIEDVRQGVTASRIAAHAADVARHHPGAMEWDLRVSRARAALDWKAMIAGCVDPRRAEAVFYAGRSRTDGACTMCGEFCAIRRMSESTRSPKPKGRKGER
- a CDS encoding alanine--glyoxylate aminotransferase family protein, translated to MVKPSYKLYTPGPVDVPLEYLKELSSGLVYHREASFSAILESVRKGLQKIMLTNGEVHVLTASGTGAMEAAVSNLVSPDDKVLVATAGRFGERWREMCLRFGAFVDELNRPYGESIPPEELERRLVANDSARCVFTTLTETSTGALHDVKAFGDICHRLNRILVVDAVAGLGADELRMDDWHIDVVVGGSQKGLAVPPGVSFIALSQRAGERVDRAKAPRYYFDLRIARRYAAKGQTSWTPAISIVYALDLSLKRLNKLGMPKYWNAHRQIGDMLRAKVAEMGLGIFPTRPSNALTVIRMPERVDGVKVVDICKKRNKILLANGQADLRGKIVRIGHMGPVTKAEMTKVFGCFQRALKQVRGRAK